The genomic window TTTACTACAAGTAGGCTTTTGCCATCTTGAGTTCTCAAAAAACCCACAAAGTCGCAGTTATATCCAAAGCACTTCTTCTGACGCTCCACATCGTTTGAGTCTACTCCTTGGCTTCTTATCTTGTTCCAGTCAAGGTTTGAACCAATATCCAGTGCATCTCCCCACCTTATTACCACATTGTGGTTAAAGCCCTCTGGGATAGTTATTTTATCTTCGGTGTTGGGATAGATGGTTCTGAAGGTAAGGGGTTGAGGGCTTGCACTGACGCCACCGCCACCACAGGCAAGCAGGGTAAGCCCAGCACCACCAAAGATAGCAGACTTCAAGACACTTCTTCTACTCATAGCTCTTGATAGCACATCACCAAAATACTCAGCCATGTTGAAACCTCCTACGGTGGTTTTGGTTAATATCTTAGGTGGGGGTTGTTAAGAAACCGTTAAGGAGCTGTTAAGATTTGGTTAAGAAAACCTCTTGTGTGAGAAAAGGTCAACGAAGGGAGACCTCTGTCCCTCTACGTATTCTTTTACAATCCTTGCGGTAATAGGTGCGTGGAGTATGCCGTTTCTATAGTGTCCTGTGGCTACAAAGTAGTTTTCTCCAAATTGAAAGATAGGCTTTTCATCAGGTGTTGCAGGTCTGTAGCCGTAAAGGGTATTCATTAATGTAGCCTTAGATAAGGTAGGAACAATGCGTATAGCACCTTCTGAAAGTTGCTTTAAGCCCTCAAGGGTGTTTCCGCTCATAAAACCCACATCTTCAGAAGTGGCACCTACATAGAGGTATCTTTCTCTCGGTATAAGGTAAGAAATGGAAGAGTAGTGAACCCTTGGGAGGTTTGCCCCCTTGAGTTTAAGCCCCTGCCCCTTTATTGGATAAACAGGAAGGTCAAAGAGCTCCCTCGTCCAAGAACCTAAGGCAAAGATGTAGAAATCACCCCTGTATTCAGACTTGAGACCTTTTATGCCTTCTATCTCATCTCCCTTTTTTGTCACCTTAGTAATCTCGTCCACCACATAGTCCACACCAAGCCTATTCATAGCAAAAAGCAAAGCATCCATTAGCATCTCTGCGTCCACCCACGCCTCTTCTGTATAGTGTATGAGGGATATAACATCCTTTGACAACTCCTCCCCCTTCTGTAAAAGTTCAACACCATAGCCTGCCCTTTTGTATCTTTCTGCCACTTTGAGAAGTTCCTCCTCTCCTTCTAATACCACCCTGTATATACCCTCTTGCCAAAAGCCAACCCTCTGCTTGGATACATCACTCAAAAACCTTATAAAATCTGGATATACCTTAAGGCTCTGGTAAGAGAAGTCAAAAAGCTCACCCTCTAAGCCTTCGGAGAAAGGTGCTAACATCCCTCCAGCGGTCCAAGAGGTAGCTTCTTCTGGGTTTCTGGTTATGACCTGAACTCTGTAGCCCTCAGATGCAAAAAGCAAGGCACAGCTCAAACCTATTACTCCACTTCCCACTACAATGATTTTCCTCATGATATATAATTTACCCATTATGGGTGAACTTAGAAGGAAACTTGACACAGATTATGTTTACTTTGCGGAGGTTGAACTGCTCTTTAACTACGGTGTGGGATACCCAGACCTAATAATCAAGCTGAGGGAGAAGGTCTACCAAGAGGGGCTTGAAGAAAGCGTCTATGTGAAAAAAGCAGACAGAAAGCTCTTCCAGAATGTGCATCGGTTCCTTGAGGTTCTTGATGGGTCTGATGAACCCATGCAAGATGACGACAGCCAACCCATAGAAAAATGGTGGTGGCATCTTCATAAGATAGCAAAGGGCAAGTATCCAAGCCTCATGTTAAAGGAGTACCTCAGGGAAGTTTACAGAAAGCGTAGAAAGTATTGGAAAGTAAAAGAGAAAGGCTTATATTCTCTAAGGCATTCCACCAATCAGGAATTTAAGCCTTTGCACTTGACAGGTAAGTAATGGATGACCTTAGGGAGCTAAGAAAAGAGATAGATACCATTGACGAGGAAATTTTACGGCTTCTTAATCAGAGGGCAAAGCTCGCCAAAAGGGCGGGCGAGATAAAAAAGGATATGGGGCTTGAGGTTCACGCACCAGAAAGAGAAAGAGAAATAATAAACCGTATCATAAGGCTAAATAGGGAACTTTACGGAGAGGAGTTTCCTACTGAAGCGGTAGTCCATATATATAGAGAGATAATCTCAGCCTGCCTATCGCTTGAAAAGGAGCTTAAGATAGCCTATCTGGGACCGAAAGCCACCTTTACACACCAAGCTGCACTTGAATACTTTGGCTTTTCCGCTCATTATGTGCCAGTAAGCACAATAGGTGATGTCTTTAAAGAGGTTGAAACAGGTAGGGTTGACTACGGTGTGGTTCCAGTGGAGAACACCACTGAAGGTGTTGTCAATTATACTCTTGACATGTTTTTGGAATCTGACCTTAAGATAGTAGGTGAGGTAGTAATACCTATCAAGCTCAACTTACTCTCCACTGCGAGCAGTTTGGAGGATATAAGGACCATTTATTCCCACAGACATGCCCTTGCACAGTGTAAAGAGTGGCTTAAGAAAAATCTTCCAACCGCAAGCCTTGTAGAAACTGAAAGCACCGCCAAAGCCTGTGAGCTTGTTATGGAGCTTGAGGATGCGGGGGCTATAGCCAGCGAGGTTGCTGCATACACCTACCACCTTAACATACTTGCGGAAAATATACAAGACAACCCTAACAATTACACAAGGTTTTTGGTTATAGGTAAGAGGTGGATGAAACCAACTGGAAAAGACAAAACGAGCCTGATATTTGCCATAAGGGATGAGGCTGGGGCTCTCTATAAGGCTTTGGAGAGTTTTTACCGGCATAGTGTCAACCTTACAAAGATAGTCTCAAGACCATCAAGAAAAAAGGTTTGGGATTATGTGTTTTTTGTGGACTTGGAGGGACATGCGGAAGAGGAAAATGTAAAAAAGGCTCTGGAACTTTTGCAAGAGAGGTCTCAGATGGTCAAAGTCCTCGGCTCATACCCAAAGGCACTTCTACAGGAGGGCTAACTCAGTCAGCAATCTTCTTTTGTGGGAGACACCTGTTGAGGGTTCAATAGTCCTGTCTGTTAGCTTTAGTCCTACTGGTCTTCCTTCTGAAGTAAACCTTATCACCAAGTATGCAAGTTTTGATATCCGCTCTTCTAAGGTTCCTTCCACCATATCCAGGCTGAGGATCACAGGTGGTGCGGACTCTTCCACCATTTCCTTTACGTATAAACTGCCTGTTTTGGCTGATAGCTTCCAATGGATAAGTTTTAGAGGTTCGTTGGAATATTCTCTAACTCCGTATAGTTCTTCATAACCACGCTTTCTGCTCAAAATGTTTGCTTGTCCCCTTTGTCTTGGGAAAATATTCAGAGACCTTTCCACAACTTCCATAGGATGTGGAAACACCACAAGATTTATGGGAATATCTACATTATAAAACCTCTCAAAAAGCCCCACAGGGAAAGAGGAGCTTATCTCAAGGCTTATAGTTGAGTAATGCCCTCTCTTTTCAAAGGTTGTAGAGACCCTACCCTCTACCTCTTTACCTCCAAGTATAAGAGGAAACACATGACTATCTTCTCTTATCCTTATATATATAAGAAAGGCAGGAAATCTTTTTGTGTTTTTAATTAAAGTCCTAAGCCCGGTTTTTGAACCTACATAAACCTCTTCTGGAGGTATCAAAACTACTTCAAGCCCTCTTAGGTTGTAAAGAGACAAAACACCAGAAAGTAGCATAAAGGAAAGCATGTAAGATACTACCAGATATAGTAGATTGTTGGCGGTATTTACAGCTGCCACGCCCAAAAATATGGTTATACCTATAAATATAACTCCAGCCCTGTTAACCCTGACCTTGTATCTTGTTTTCACCGAAGAAAACTCTAAAAAGCTCTGTAGGTATTGGCACAAGAACTGTATTGCCTGGCTTTGTGGCTACATTTTGTATGGTCTCAAGGTATCTAAGCTGGATAGCTATAGGCTGGGTTGCAAGTATTTGTGCCGCCTCTGCCAGCTTTTGTGCTGCTTGATATTCTGCCTCTGCTGCGATTATCTTTGCCCTTCTTTCCCTTTCCGCCTCTGCCTGTCTTGCCATGGCTCTGCGAAGCTCTTCTGGTAGGTCTATTTTCTTTAGTTCAACTGCTACCACCTTTACACCCCAGGGGTCTGTTTGTCTGTCAATAATTTCCTGAAGTTGAAGGTTTAGCTTTTCTCTTTCAGAAAGTAGTTCGTCAAGCTCTGCAGCACCACACACGCTTCTTAAAGTAGTTTGTGCTATCTGAGAGGTAGCGTATAGGTAGTTTTCAACTTGGACTATAGCCTTTACAGGGTCAACCACTCTAAAATAGACCACTGCATCCACGCTAACAGACACATTATCTCTGGTAATTATGTCCTGAGTAGGCACATCCATGGTGACGGTTCTGAGGTCTACCTTTACCATTTTGTCAATTATGGGTATAAGTATAAAAAGACCAGGTCCCTTTGCTCCTATCACCCTTCCAAGCCTAAAGATGACCGCCCTTTGATACTCTGGAACTATCTTTACCGCCACAGCAATGAAAACTACCAATGCTATTACTATCACAATAAGGGGTGAAAAACCCATGGCTAAACCTCCTATGAACTTAAATATGTCCCCACCCACTATGCTGGCAAAAACCACTACCAGAAAAAGCAAAAAGGGCAGTAGATCAAGAATAGGCTTCATGCCCTAAATTATATCATGCCTCAAGGATAGCACCCTTTGAAGCGGAGGAGACAACCTTCACATACCTTCTGAGCCATGAACTCCTTATCTCCTTTTGTTTAGGCACGAAGTTTTCAAGCCTTCTTCTGAGTTCCTCCTCTGTAATAAGAAGTTCAAGTCTTCTGTTAGGAATGTCTATAAGTATTTCATCACCCTCTCGTACTACACCGATGGGTCCACCAGAGGCTGCCTCGGGTGCAATGTGTCCTACACATGCTCCCCTTGTGCCACCGGAGAACCTGCCGTCAGTAATTAGGGCTACCTTGTCTCCCAAACCCATACCCATTATGGCAGAGGTGGGTGAAAGCATCTCTCTCATACCAGGTCCGCCCTTTGGTCCTTCGTAGCGTATGACCACCACATGACCGGGTTTTACCTTACCTCCAAGTATACCTTCTATGGCTTCCTCTTCTGAATCAAAGCATATGGCTTTGCCTCTAAAGACCAACATGTTAGGGTCAACTCCTGCGGTCTTTACCACAGCACCTTCTGGTGCAAGGTTTCCAAAGAGTATGGCTATACCACCTTCTTTGGAGTATGGCTCTTCTACTCTCCTTATGACTTCACCGTCCGCATCGGGTGCTTCTTGGGCTATTTCTCTAAGGGTTTTGAGGCTCACCGTTGGTCTATCTGGATAGGGTAGATGCCCACCTCTTATAAGCTCCTTGAGTATGGCGGGCATTCCACCCACATTGTCAAGGTCTTGTATGTGGTAATGAGACGCAGGTGATATTTTGCATATATTGGGTGTTCTTCTTGATATTTCGTTTATCCGTGCGAGGTCGTATTCAACACCTGCCTCACGGGCTATAGCCAAAAGGTGCAGTATGGTATTGGAAGAACCACCCATGGCTATGTCCACTGCAAAGGCATTGTCAAAGGTCTCTTGTGTTAGCAGGTCTCTTGGTCTTATATCTCTCTTGAGTAGCTCCATTATCTGTCTTGCGGCATTGCGAGCAAGAACCTCTCTCCTTGGGTCTACCGCAGGAATGGTGCCATTGCCGGGCAGAGCCAAACCTAAGACTTCCGTAATACAGTTCATAGAGTTTGCGGTAAACATACCAGAACAACTTCCACAGGTGGGACAGGCATGTTCCTCTATAACCCTTAGTTCTCTCTCCGTAATCTTACCCGCCTGAAGCTGTCCTATGCCTTCAAAGACGCTTATGAGGTCTACTTTCTTCCCGTTTACCTCCCCTGCCAGCATGGGACCACCGCTTATGAAAATGGCAGGAATGTTTAGCCTTGCAACCGCCATGAGCATACCGGGGACTATCTTGTCACAGTTGGGGATGCATATGAGAGCATCAAGCTGATGAGCTTCAACTACCGTTTCAATGGAGTCCGCAATGAGCTCCCTTGAGGGTAAAGAATAATGCATACCGTAATGTCCCATAGCTATACCATCGTCCACACCTATCACATTGAACTCTATAGGAACACCACCTGCTTTGCGAACCTCATCCTTTATGGGCTGAACGAACTCCCTCAAATGCACATGTCCCGGTATGATATCTATGTATGAATTGGCTATGCCAATAAGAGGCTTGTCAAAATCCTCATCAGATAACCCACAGGCTCTGAGAAGTGCCCTATGAGGCGACCTCTCTATCCCCTTCTTAACCTTATCGCTCCTAAGCATCTTTCACCTCCTCAAAGTTAAGAATATCCATATACTCCCATTCTCTGTAAGCCATAGCATATATGTTAGCCTTAGACAATTGCTTGATAAAGTCCTCATTAAAGCTAAGGCTTGCCATTATAAGGATTAGTCTCTTACCCGCAAACTCAGGAAAGTATTGCAAAAACCTATTGGCTTTCTCCTTAAACTCCTCTATATGCTTTTCCCTTGGAGTGGACTTTACCTCAAGTAAAAACACCTTGTCCTCACACACTGCCACCGCATCAAACTCTTCGTATATGCCCTTTTGACGATTTGTGTATTCAAGCCTCATAAAGGTTTTCTCTAGCTCACAGCCAAAATATTTCCTTATCACAGGTCTAAAGGCTGGATATATGATGTCTTCCACGATTGTTCCCAACTTGTTGACAAGCTCGCCCCAGCGTTTGTTGTTTTCTTTGCGATATTCCTCTATTTTTTTATTTGTGTCCTCCTTATATTCCCTTATTTGCCTATCCACCTCCCTCTTGTATTCAGACAGAAACCTCACCACCCATTTTTTGAAGTCAGCCATCTCCTCTATAAAGTATTCAGCGAGCCTCTCAAGTCTTTCAACTCTTTCTTCAAGTTTTTCCATAACTATAGAATATAAGCTAACACTGCAGTCAAAACCACGTTCACTATGGATATGGGTAGCATTATCTTCCAGCCTATCTCAGTTATGTCCTTTGCTTGAAACCTTGGCAGTGTCCAGTGTAGCCACAGCACAAAAAAGACAAGGGCAAACATCTTTATGAGAAACCAAAGGTAAGGAGACAAGGGTCCAAAGATATACGGTCCTGACCATCCACCAAAGAAGAGCACCACCGCTATAGCAGACAGTGCCATAACGTTTAGATACCACTCCGCCAATGGAAACACTCCAAACCTCATACCGCCATACTCCACGTTATAGCCTGTAACGAGCTCCGCCTCTGCCTCTTGGATGTCAAATGGAACTCTTCCAGACTCCGCAAGCATACAGAAAAGGTATAGAATAAAGGCAACTGGTTGGTAGACTATAAACCATACGCCCCTTTCTATCTGAGCCTGCACTATGCCTGTGGTGCTCATAGTGCCAGCGAGGAGAATAACACCAAGCACAGAAAAACCAAGCACCACTTCGTAGCTTATTATCACCGAAGCCTTCCTAAGAGAGCCAAGAAAGGCATACTTGGAGTTAGAAGCCCATCCAGAGAATATGGTTCCGTATACCGCCAGAGAACCAAAAGCAAAAACCAGAAGTAAAGCTATGTTTACATCCGCTATTATAGGTTTTATCTGAT from Hydrogenobacter sp. T-8 includes these protein-coding regions:
- the nuoH gene encoding NADH-quinone oxidoreductase subunit NuoH is translated as MELWLSLLITLIKILVVLGVFLGVGAYLTWFERKLAGHIQARMGPKLVGPFGLLQPLADGIKLLTKESVIPQNADKPVYYLAVVMAVAPAILLFSVIPFGPEFTLFGYQIKPIIADVNIALLLVFAFGSLAVYGTIFSGWASNSKYAFLGSLRKASVIISYEVVLGFSVLGVILLAGTMSTTGIVQAQIERGVWFIVYQPVAFILYLFCMLAESGRVPFDIQEAEAELVTGYNVEYGGMRFGVFPLAEWYLNVMALSAIAVVLFFGGWSGPYIFGPLSPYLWFLIKMFALVFFVLWLHWTLPRFQAKDITEIGWKIMLPISIVNVVLTAVLAYIL
- the pheA gene encoding prephenate dehydratase codes for the protein MDDLRELRKEIDTIDEEILRLLNQRAKLAKRAGEIKKDMGLEVHAPEREREIINRIIRLNRELYGEEFPTEAVVHIYREIISACLSLEKELKIAYLGPKATFTHQAALEYFGFSAHYVPVSTIGDVFKEVETGRVDYGVVPVENTTEGVVNYTLDMFLESDLKIVGEVVIPIKLNLLSTASSLEDIRTIYSHRHALAQCKEWLKKNLPTASLVETESTAKACELVMELEDAGAIASEVAAYTYHLNILAENIQDNPNNYTRFLVIGKRWMKPTGKDKTSLIFAIRDEAGALYKALESFYRHSVNLTKIVSRPSRKKVWDYVFFVDLEGHAEEENVKKALELLQERSQMVKVLGSYPKALLQEG
- a CDS encoding slipin family protein produces the protein MKPILDLLPFLLFLVVVFASIVGGDIFKFIGGLAMGFSPLIVIVIALVVFIAVAVKIVPEYQRAVIFRLGRVIGAKGPGLFILIPIIDKMVKVDLRTVTMDVPTQDIITRDNVSVSVDAVVYFRVVDPVKAIVQVENYLYATSQIAQTTLRSVCGAAELDELLSEREKLNLQLQEIIDRQTDPWGVKVVAVELKKIDLPEELRRAMARQAEAERERRAKIIAAEAEYQAAQKLAEAAQILATQPIAIQLRYLETIQNVATKPGNTVLVPIPTELFRVFFGENKIQGQG
- a CDS encoding DUF58 domain-containing protein — encoded protein: MKTRYKVRVNRAGVIFIGITIFLGVAAVNTANNLLYLVVSYMLSFMLLSGVLSLYNLRGLEVVLIPPEEVYVGSKTGLRTLIKNTKRFPAFLIYIRIREDSHVFPLILGGKEVEGRVSTTFEKRGHYSTISLEISSSFPVGLFERFYNVDIPINLVVFPHPMEVVERSLNIFPRQRGQANILSRKRGYEELYGVREYSNEPLKLIHWKLSAKTGSLYVKEMVEESAPPVILSLDMVEGTLEERISKLAYLVIRFTSEGRPVGLKLTDRTIEPSTGVSHKRRLLTELALL
- the thiO gene encoding glycine oxidase ThiO, encoding MRKIIVVGSGVIGLSCALLFASEGYRVQVITRNPEEATSWTAGGMLAPFSEGLEGELFDFSYQSLKVYPDFIRFLSDVSKQRVGFWQEGIYRVVLEGEEELLKVAERYKRAGYGVELLQKGEELSKDVISLIHYTEEAWVDAEMLMDALLFAMNRLGVDYVVDEITKVTKKGDEIEGIKGLKSEYRGDFYIFALGSWTRELFDLPVYPIKGQGLKLKGANLPRVHYSSISYLIPRERYLYVGATSEDVGFMSGNTLEGLKQLSEGAIRIVPTLSKATLMNTLYGYRPATPDEKPIFQFGENYFVATGHYRNGILHAPITARIVKEYVEGQRSPFVDLFSHKRFS
- the ilvD gene encoding dihydroxy-acid dehydratase, with product MLRSDKVKKGIERSPHRALLRACGLSDEDFDKPLIGIANSYIDIIPGHVHLREFVQPIKDEVRKAGGVPIEFNVIGVDDGIAMGHYGMHYSLPSRELIADSIETVVEAHQLDALICIPNCDKIVPGMLMAVARLNIPAIFISGGPMLAGEVNGKKVDLISVFEGIGQLQAGKITERELRVIEEHACPTCGSCSGMFTANSMNCITEVLGLALPGNGTIPAVDPRREVLARNAARQIMELLKRDIRPRDLLTQETFDNAFAVDIAMGGSSNTILHLLAIAREAGVEYDLARINEISRRTPNICKISPASHYHIQDLDNVGGMPAILKELIRGGHLPYPDRPTVSLKTLREIAQEAPDADGEVIRRVEEPYSKEGGIAILFGNLAPEGAVVKTAGVDPNMLVFRGKAICFDSEEEAIEGILGGKVKPGHVVVIRYEGPKGGPGMREMLSPTSAIMGMGLGDKVALITDGRFSGGTRGACVGHIAPEAASGGPIGVVREGDEILIDIPNRRLELLITEEELRRRLENFVPKQKEIRSSWLRRYVKVVSSASKGAILEA